The following nucleotide sequence is from Mesorhizobium sp. J8.
GCGCCGGAAGAGAAGGCGCGCGGCATCACGATTTCGACGGCGCATGTCGAGTATGAGACGGCCAACCGTCACTATGCCCATGTCGACTGCCCCGGCCACGCCGACTATGTGAAGAACATGATCACGGGTGCGGCGCAGATGGACGGCGCGATCCTGGTCGTTTCGGCGGCCGACGGCCCGATGCCGCAGACCCGCGAGCACATCCTGCTTGCCCGTCAGGTCGGCGTGCCCTCGATCGTTGTGTTCCTGAACAAGGTCGACCAGGTCGACGACGCCGAGCTGCTCGAGCTGGTCGAGCTCGAGGTTCGCGAGCTTCTGTCGAAGAACGAGTTCCCCGGCGACGACATTCCGATCGTCAAGGGCTCGGCGCTGGCTGCGTTGGAAGATTCCAACAAGACCATCGGCGAGGACGCCATCCGCGAGCTGATGGCTCAGGTCGACGCCTACATCCCGACGCCGGTTCGTCCGCTGGACAAGCCGTTCCTGATGCCGATCGAGGACGTGTTCTCGATCTCGGGCCGCGGCACGGTGGTGACGGGCCGCGTCGAGCGCGGCGTGGTCAAGGTCGGCGAGGAACTTGAGATCGTCGGCATCCGTCCGACCGCCAAGACGACCTGCACGGGCGTTGAGATGTTCCGCAAGCTGCTCGACCAGGGCCAGGCGGGCGACAACATCGGCGCGCTGTTGCGCGGCATCGACCGCGAGGGCGTGGAGCGCGGCCAGGTTCTGGCCAAGCCCGGCTCGGTGAAGCCGCACAAGAAGTTCGTGGCCGAAGCCTACATCCTGACCAAGGACGAGGGCGGCCGCCACACGCCGTTCTTCACCAACTACCGTCCGCAGTTCTACTTCCGCACGACGGACGTGACGGGCATCGTGACGCTGCCGGCCGGCACCGAGATGGTGATGCCCGGCGACAACATCACCGTCGACGTCGAACTGATCGTGCCGATCGCGATGGAAGAGAAGCTGCGCTTCGCCATCCGCGAAGGCGGCCGCACCGTCGGTGCCGGCATCGTCGTCACCATCAAGGAATAATTGATCCGGCTTCTGCCGGTTCTACAAGGAAAAGGGCGGTCTTCGGGCCGCCCTTTTTCGTTTACTTGCACTGTGCGGCACAAATGCAGCGCGGTTGCTTCGAAGCTATTGCATGCACCACTGCCGCAACTATTATCGATTGCGGCAGGGGGGCTTCGCCAGCATGATTTCGGGGCATCATTTAAACTGCATACCACGTTGGTTTCGCGTGCTGGTTCGCCTGGCGCCGGTGCTTGCTATCGTGATGATGGCCTTCGCTGCAAAGGCCGATGACGTCCTCATACAGACGTGGCCCGACACGTTTATTTTGAACGATCCGTCTTCCGACGGCTTTTCGGACATGCGGTTCATCTTTGCCCGCAGCAGCGCGGTCGGCTGCAAGACCAATTGTCCGGAATGGATTTCAGCGGAAGGGGCTATAACTGCCGGCACGCCTGCTCTACTCAAGCGGGTGTTGAAAAAGCTCGGCACCCGCAAACTGCCGATCATCGTCAACTCCCCTGGTGGCGATGTCGATGCCGCACTTCAACTCGGTCGCATCATACGGAAGAATGGGCTCGACATCGCGATCGGCAAGACCGAGTTTTCCGATTGTTGGCCAGGAACGAAGGGTTGCGGAGTCAGCTTCGGCAAGGGCGTTGCCTATTTCGGCGTGGCGTCTGATGGCGGCGCGATGTGCAACTCCGCATGTCCGCTGATGTTTGCGGGCGGCCTTCGCCGTGTAGCCGGTGGCTGGGCTTACCTGGGTGTCCATCAGATCACCACCACTTGGTTCCCTTACACAAGGCATTTTCGAACCACCTATAAAACCATTCGGGGCAAAAGATATAAGGTCACAACAGAGACCATCACCGATGGCCAAAGTTACAAGACCTATAAGATGGGCAAGAGGTTCGCTCGGAAAATCTCGGCCTATCTGACAGAGATGGGCGTGGGGCAGGGCGTTCTCGACAAAATGAAAGCAACGCCGGCGAGCGATATTCAGCGGATCAGTCTCCACGACATGCTGACGATGAAACTGGCCACCAGCACGGACACCGTGGAGCTGTTCACCGGAGTGATCCTTTGCATGGGTGACAAACCGGCTCAGAATTGCCGAGAAATATCGGAGGATACCCGGCCGGCTGCTGTAACGACAAAGCCGGCGCCTGCCCAACAAGCGGAAGTTCCATCTTCCCAGCCCGTTAAGGCTACCCCCGTCGAACCATTCCAGGGAGCAGCAGGAAATGCTGCGCCGGTGATGCGCTTCGTGGTCGTTCGCGGCAGCGATCCGCTTTGCGATCCCGACTGCCCGGAATGGATATCGGCGGAAGGCGCGATTACCCCTCGAACCCCGCAAAAACTTCGCCAGTTGCTTGCCGCGCTCGACAACCCTCGGCTCCCCATTGTGATCAGCTCACGAGGCGGAGACTTGTTCAGCGCCTTGGCCGCAGGGCGGCTTGTCCACGAACGCGAGCTCGACGTCGTTGTCGCCCGCACCAATATCCTGGGTTGCAATCCGCCCGGGGCAGGCTGTCTGGACGACAACGGCGCCTATGTCGGGCTGATCAGCCAATTCGGCGTGGAGTGCGATTCAGCCTGCGCGCTCGTGCTTGCCGGCGGCTCCAGGCGGCTGGTCGACCCCAAGGCGCGGCTCAGCGTGTCCTCGATGGGACAGAAGCAGATCGTCAAAGCCTATCTTGAAGAGATGGCAATCAACCCAGCCCTATTCGCCGCGATAGAGCTGAGTTCGGTCGAGCGCCAGCTTGAATCCGATACGATGCTCAAGGTCGGGCTGACGACCGGACCAGACACGTCGGGCACGCTGACAGGCCCCTCCATTTGCAGATCCTCGCCAAAGCCGGACAATTGTCGGCTCCCACCCTCCGCCAGCGCCCAGGCAAAGACGCCGCCAAAATTTTAGTGTTGTCGCGACGAAGGTCGAGGCTGCGGCGGCATTGCTGGCCCTTTTCAATTCTGTTGCAAGCACCGTCGCCCCAACTAGTATGGGTAGTATCCTTGGGGCTGCCGGACGTGGTTTCCACATTCTGTTCAAAGACCATACGGCGCTGGCGCGGCCTGCTTCGGCTGGGATTGGCCGCTGCCGCGGGGCTGGCCGCCCTCAGCGCCGCCGCGAAGGAAACGCCGCCGGACTACGGCCCGGCGATGCGCTTCGTCGTCGTGCGCAGCAGCGCGCCGGGCTGCGAGCCGAACTGCCCGGAATGGATTTCCGCCGAAGGCACGATCGAAGCCGGCACGCCGGCGCTGCTGAGACGCCTGCTGAAGACGCTCGGCGGGCGGCAATTGCCGATCGTCGTCAATTCTCCCGGCGGCAATGTCGATGCCGCGCTGCAGCTTGGCCGCATGGTCCGCAAGAACAAGCTCGATATCGCGGTCGGCATCACGGAGTTTTCCGGTTGCTCGCCGGGAATGAAGAACTGCCGGGACGATGACGGCAAGGATCGGCCCTACTCCGGCATCGCCTATGACAGCGGGGCGATGTGCAACTCGGCGTGCCCGCTGATGTTTGCCGGCGGTACCCGCCGTGTGGTCGGCGAATGGGCCTATCTCGGTGTCCATCAGATCACCACCACCTACCAGCGCGAGAAGCTGCTCTACCGCACGACCTATCGGATCGTGAACGGCAAGAAGAAGATCATCAGCACCAGGGTCGTCAGCCGCAAGAATGCCGGCAGCTATAAGACCTATGAGATGAGCAAGGCGGTCGAGAAGCGGCTATCGGCCTATCTGAAGGAGATGGGCGTCGAACAGGGCGTGCTCAGCGTGATGAAGGCGACGCCTGCCAGCGACATCAGGCAGATCGAGCCCGACGACATGCTCGAGATGAAGCTCGTCACCAGTCTCGATTCGCTCGATCTTCTGACCGAGGGCACCATCTGCCGGCGTCAGCCGGCGCCGCCGAATTGCCGCGAGATACCGGCGAATGGCAAGCCGGCCGAAGTTGCGGCAGTCGAAGCTGGGCCGTCTCCCATTGCCCCGACTCCAGCACCGCAGGCTCAGGAACGGGAGATGCGCTTCGTTCTTGTTCGCGGCAGCAATCCGCTTTGCAATCCCGATTGCCCGGAATGGATTTCGGCGGAAGGCACGATCGCCGCAGGCACCGCCGACAAGCTGCGCCAACTGCTCGATACGATCCGGGAGCGCCGGTTGCCCATCATTGTGAACTCGCCCGGCGGCGATGTGCAGGCCGCGCTTGCCGCGGGCCGGCTTATCCGCGAGCGCGGGTTGGATGTCGCGATCGCGCGGACGGATTTTCTCGATTGCGATCCGGGCGCGGCGGGCTGCGTCTCGCCCGACGGTCTCCATACCGGCCTCACCGTCGATACAGGCGCGGAGTGCGACGCTGCCTGCGCGGTGATGGTCGCCGGCGGCGTCCGGCGCCTGGTCGGCGGCGATGCGCATTTCCTGGTGCATTCCATGGGCATGGCAGACAAAGTCAGGGTGTATCTTGACGAGATGGGGATCGGCTCAGGCTTTTTCGTCGCCATGCAGTTGGCCGAATATGCGAAGCACAGGGAACTCAGCCGGGATGAGCTGAAGACATTCGGGCTGACGACCGGGCCGCAATCGGTGGACGCGCTGACCGGCGCCACGATTTGCAGTTCCGCTTCCAGGCCGGACAATTGCCGGGTTCTTCCAGCCGCCGATGCCGAGGCGAAGGCGCCGGCGAAGCTGTAAGGCATTCCAGGAAAAGTATTTGCGGCTTTCCCTCCGCAATTGCGTAGGCAAGGAGAACCCGCGCACTGGCCATCGAGGCAGGTTGAGCGGGGCAGGGCGCTGCCGCTATCTTCGCCGTGCTGCATGCACAATGGAGGAGCGGCGATGAGCGAGGACATCCCGACTTTGTACGATTGGGCCGGCGGCACCGAGGCGCTGAACCGGCTGACACGGACATTTTACGACAAGGTGGCGGCGGATCCGGTCGTCGGGCAGGTATTCATGCATATGTCGCCAGACCACCCGGCGCATGTCGCGGCCTTCATTGCCGAGGTCTTCGGCGGACCGAAAACCTACAGCGAGAAGCATGGCGGGCATCGCGAGATGGTGATGCACCATCTCGGCAAGCACCTGACAGAAGAGCAGCGCCGGCGCTGGATCAACCTTCTCGCCGATGCCGCGGATGAGGTCGCCCTGCCGGACGACCCCGAGTTCCGCTCCGCCTTCATGGGCTATGTCGAGTGGGGATCGCGGCTGGCGAAGATGAACTCGAATCTGGGCGAGACCTGCGATCCCGAGACCGAGCCGATGCCGGCCTGGGGCTGGGGCGTGCCGGGCGGCCCCTACAAGCCGCCCGCCGGAAAGCCGTAAGCGCCTGCGCCCCGTGATCGAGTGCCGGCGGCTCGCCAATTCAGATTTCTGACGAGGGCCTCAAAACGGTATCGGAGTGCTCTTTACAGAACGCCCGGAAGCTTTTAGGAAGCGCCTGCGCCGAACAAGCGCATGCACGGGCATAGCTCAGTTGGTAGAGCGGCGGTCTCCAAAACCGCAGGTCGTAGGTTCGAGCCCTGCTGCCCGTGCCACCTTTCCCATGATGAAGACTGCCCCGTTTTCGTGAAGATTCCGGATGGGAACTGCGTCAGATTTTTCGTGCCGCCGAGGCGGAAGTTGCGGTCGGCACAGGCGGGAAAATCGAGGATCGCGGTTGCCGACGGTTGAAAATCGGCGGGTGGCTTGCCATATGGCGGAAATTGGGGCATAAGCCCCGCATAGCCGGGACGGGACGACTGGATGGTTCCGAGGCGGCGCTAGGACATAAAGCGGACCTTGCCACTTGCGTGGATTAAGAATCGGTTTTATGTAGACAAGACAGACACGCGACGCGTGGAGCTGGGAAGCCGGCTTTACGCGTCTGATTTGCGTGGGTGAAATAGCGGTGCTGATTCGCGCCGCATGAAGCCCAAGCGGCACGTCCCGGCCAGCGGGATCATCCAGGAGGCCCGGCCAACGGGTCTTGAACACAGGCGGCACATGGCTTCGAAAACCACTAATCCCTTCACCTTTCTCCAGCAGGTTCGCGCGGAGACGGCCAAGGTGACATGGCCTTCGCGGCGCGAAACCATGATCTCGACCGTGATGGTCCTGGTGTTCGCGGTGATCGCGATGCTCTTCTTCTTCGCTGCCGACATTCTGATGGGCTATGCGATCGAGTGGATCCTGGGTCTCGGGCATTAATTCGGCGGTTTACGGAGAGGTCGTGAAATGACTGCGCGGTGGTATATCGTCCACGCCTATTCGAACTTCGAGAAGAAGGTCGCCGAGGATATCGAGAACAAGGCCAAGCAGAAGGGCCTGTCCGGCGAGATCGAACAGATCGTGGTGCCGACCGAGAAGGTCGTCGAGATCCGCCGCGGCCGAAAGGTCGATGCCGAACGCAAGTTCTTCCCGGGCTATGTCCTGCTGAAGGCCAACCTGACGGACGCCGTGTTCTCGCTGGTCAAGAACACGCCGAAGGTCACCGGCTTCCTGGGCGACTCCAAGCCCGTGCCGATCACCGAGACCGAGGCGCAGCGCATCCTGAACCAGGTCCAGGAAGGCGTCGAGCGGCCGAAGCCCTCGGTGACTTTCGAGATCGGCGAGGCGATCCGCGTCTCGGATGGTCCGTTCGCGTCGTTCAACGGCGTCGTCCAGGAAGTGGACGAGGAGCGGGCCCGCCTCAAGGTGGAAGTTTCGATCTTCGGGCGCGCCGTGCCCGTCGATCTGGAATTCGGACAGGTCGAAAAGGGCTGATCCGTAAAGCTGCGCCGCAAGGCGTCGGCAAACCCGCGCCCGCAGGGCGTCGGGGCGGTGCAAAAAGCGCCGCGTGAACGGGTGGGAGGCGAAGGCGGCATAGCCGGCCGTCGGAACCGCACCACCAGACTGCAACCGCCGGTGTCCCGCTAATGGGCCGGCATGAGAAAAGGCAGGAATAGAGATGGCTAAGAAAGTTGCAGGCCAGCTCAAGCTCCAGGTTGCCGCGGGCTCGGCCACGCCGTCGCCCCCGATCGGCCCGGCGCTTGGTCAGCGCGGCATCAACATCATGGAGTTCTGCAAGGCGTTCAACGCGCAGACCCAGGAGATGGAGAAGGGGTCGCCGATCCCGGTCGTCATCACCTACTACCAGGACAAGTCGTTCACCTTCGTCATGAAGACGCCGCCGGTGAGCTACTTCCTGAAGAAGGCCGCCAACCTGAAGTCGGGCTCCAAGGAACCGGGCAAGACCAAGGTCGGCACGATCAGCCGCGACAAGGTGCGCGCGATCGCCGAGCAGAAGATGAAGGACCTGAACGCAAACGACGTCGAGGCGGCCATGCGCATGGTCGAGGGCTCCGCCCGCTCGATGGGCCTGGAAGTGGTGGGCTAAGATCATGGCAAAGATTGCAAAGCGTGTTGCCAAGAGCCGCGAAGGCATCGACCCGAACAAGGCTTATGCGCTCTCCGAGGCGCTGCAGTTGCTCAAGGACCGGTCCAAGGTGAAGTTCGACGAGACCGTCGAGGTCTCGATGAATCTCGGCGTCGATCCGCGCCATGCCGACCAGATGGTCCGCGGCGTCGTCAACCTGCCGAACGGCACGGGCCGCTCGGTGCGCGTCGCCGTGTTCGCCCGTGGCGACAAGGCCGAAGAAGCCAAGGCCGCCGGCGCCGATGTGGTTGGCGCCGAAGACCTGGTCGACATCGTCCAGAAGGGCACGATCGATTTCGATCGCTGCATCGCCACGCCGGACATGATGCCGCTGGTCGGTCGCCTCGGTAAGGTGCTCGGCCCGCGCGGCATGATGCCGAACCCGAAGGTCGGCACCGTGACCACCGATGTCGCCGCGGCCGTCAAGGCTTCGAAGGGCGGTGCGGTCGAGTTCCGCGTCGAGAAGGCCGGCATCGTCCAGGCCGGCGTCGGCAAGGTCTCGTTCGACGTCAAGGCGCTGGAAGAGAATGTCCGCGCCTTCGCCGATGCGGTGAACAAGGCCAAGCCCGCGGGCGCCAAGGGCAACTACGTCAAGAAGGTGTCGGTCACCTCGACGATGGGCCCTGGCCTCAAGCTCGACATCGCGACGCTCGCCGCGTCGTAAATGTCGTGCGATCGGCCTCGAGCCGATCGTAAGAAGAAGAATTCCGGACCGCCGATCCGTCGGCGGCCCGGTACCCCCGGAAGCCGCAAGGTTTCCGGATATCCTGTCCGAGATTGCAGGCGGCCCAAAAGCCTTAATTCGATTGGGCCTGCATGAGACGGGTGAAGACCCGACAAAGGAGCGAAAGCTCCAATGAAAGGTTCGAACCGTGTTTGCCTTTTGTCAGCACATCGCCGGCTTGCCGTCGGTGGGCGAAAAGGGGGCAGGATCCTCGAGCGCCGTTCGGGAGATCCAGGATTTGGATGGCCCGGCCGGCAAAAGGCAACCCGACTTCTGACCTCGAAATGGGAATGCTCCCATTGTTGAGGCAGGGGTCAACTGGAGATAGGCAGTGGACAGAGCGGAAAAGCGCGAACTCGTCACGGGCCTGAACGAAGCGTTCTCGAACGCGGGTTCAGTCGTCGTGGCCCACTACGCCGGTATCACCGTGGCGCAAATGAACGACCTCCGGTCGAAGATGCGCGCCGCCGGCGGCACCGTCAAAGTCGCGAAGAACCGTCTCGCCAAGATCGCTCTTCAGGGCACGGACTCCGCATCGATCGTCGATCTGTTCAAGGGACAGACGCTGGTCGCTTATTCGGAGGATCCGGTTGCGGCGCCGAAGGTCACGTCCGATTTCGCCAAGGGGAATGACAAGCTGATCATTCTCGGCGGCGCGATGGGCTCGACCTCGCTCAACGCCGATGGTGTCAAGGCACTCGCCACGATGCCGTCGCTCGACGAGCTGCGCGCCAAGCTGGTTGGCATGATCGCCACGCCGGCAACCCGGATCGCCCAGATCGTCAATGCGCCTGCGGCCTCGGTCGCGCGCGTCATCGGCGCTTACGCCCGGAAGGACGAGGCGGCATGAGGCCGTTCCTCGCTGTCAACAACACACGTTCGAACCAACTAAAGGAATATCAAAATGGCTGATCTCGCGAAGATCGTAGACGACCTTTCGAAGCTGACCGTCCTCGAGGCGGCTGAGCTGTCGAAGCTCCTGGAAGAGAAGTGGGGCGTTTCGGCCGCCGCTCCGGTGGCTGTTGCCGCCGCTGCCGGTGGTGCTGCCGCTGCCGCTGCTCCGGCTGAAGAGAAGACGGAATTCGACGTCGTTCTCGCCGACGCCGGTGCCCAGAAGATCAACGTCATCAAGGAAGTCCGCGCCATCACCGGCCTTGGCCTCAAGGAAGCCAAGGACCTGGTCGAAGCGGCTCCGAAGCCGGTCAAGGAAGGCGTTTCCAAGGCCGACGCCGACAAGTTCAAGGCTCAGCTGGAAGCAGCTGGCGCCAAGGTCGAGCTGAAGTAAGCCTGTCAGGCGAGGGCGGACGGTCTCGCGCCGTCCGCCCCCTCCCTTGGGCTGTGAGGGAGGCTTGGTTGCGCGAGGCGTTTGAAAACCTCTTTCCTGAGGGCCGAAAAGCGGTCTTCCGGAAACGGGTTTTCTCCCGTTTTAGCCGGTAGCCGCCAAGCGATTGGAAAAGGCGGCCGGAAAAAACAGATAGGGGCAGCCGCCGAGGCCGCCCGTTGGTGCAAGGCGAGCCGCGGCGAGGTTCGTCCCGAGTTTAGAGCTAAGGAGCGACGATGGCCCAGACCCAGACTTTCAATGGCCGCAGACGCGTACGCAAGTTCTTCGGAAAGATCCCGGAAGTTGCGGAGATGCCGAACCTCATCGAGGTTCAGAAGGCATCCTATGACCAGTTCCTGATGGTGGACGAGCCCAAGGGCGGCCGTCCGGACGAGGGACTGCAGGCCGTTTTCAAGTCGGTCTTCCCGATCTCCGACTTTTCCGGCTCCTCCATGCTGGAGTTCGTGAAGTATGAGTTCGAGGCACCGAAATTCGACGTTGACGAGTGCCGTCAGCGCGACCTGACCTATGCCGCGCCCCTGAAGGTGACGCTGCGCCTGATCGTGTTCGATATCGACGAGGATACCGGCGCGAAGTCGATCAAGGACATCAAGGAGCAGGACGTCTATATGGGCGACATGCCGCTCATGACGTCGAACGGCACCTTCATCGTCAACGGCACCGAGCGCGTCATCGTCTCGCAGATGCACCGCTCGCCGGGCGTCTTCTTCGACCACGACAAGGGCAAGTCGCACTCGTCGGGCAAGCTTCTGTTTGCCGCGCGCGTCATTCCCTATCGCGGTTCGTGGCTGGACATCGAGTTCGATAGCAAGGACGTCGTGCATGCCCGCATCGACCGTCGCCGCAAGATTCCGGTGACGTCGCTTCTGATGGCGCTCGGCATGGACGGCGAGGAGATCCTGTCGACCTTCTACAACAAGATCACCTACAAGCGCTCGGGCGACCACTGGCGCATCCCCTTCAACGTCGAGCGGTTCCGCGGCCTCAAGGCCGTCGGCGACCTGGTCGACGCCGATACGGGCGAGGTCGTTGTCGAGGCCGGCAAGAAGATCACCGCCCGCCAGGCCCGCCAGCTCGGCGAGAAGGGTCTCAAGGCCATCAAGGCGACCGACGAGGATCTGCTCGGCAATTATCTCGCCGAGGACATCGTCAACTACGCCACCGGCGAGATCTTCCTCGAGGCCGGCGACGAGATCGACGACAAGACGCTGAAGGTGCTGCTCGGCACCGGCGAGGAAGAGATCCAGATCCTGGACATCGACCACGTCAATGTCGGCGCCTACATCCGCAATACGCTCGCAGTCGACAAGAACGAGAGCCGCCAGGACGCGCTGTTCGACATCTACCGCGTCATGCGCCCGGGCGAGCCGCCGACGCTCGAGACCGCCGAAGCCATGTTCAACTCGCTGTTCTTCGACAGCGAGCGTTATGACCTGTCGGCCGTCGGCCGCGTCAAGATGAACATGCGCCTTGAGCTCAAGGCCGAGGACACCGTGCGCGTGCTGCGCAAGGAAGACATCCTGGCCGTGGTCAAGACGCTGGTCGAGCTGCGCGACGGCAAGGGCGAGATCGACGACATCGACAATCTCGGCAACCGCCGCGTGCGTTCGGTCGGCGAGCTCATGGAGAACCAGTACCGCGTCGGCCTGCTGCGCATGGAGCGCGCGATCAAGGAGCGCATGTCCTCGATCGAGATCGACACGGTCATGCCGCAGGACCTGATCAACGCCAAGCCGGCGGCCGCCGCCGTGCGCGAGTTCTTCGGTTCCTCGCAGCTGTCGCAGTTCATGGACCAGACCAACCCGCTGTCGGAGATCACCCACAAGCGTCGCCTCTCGGCGCTTGGACCGGGCGGCCTGACCCGTGAGCGCGCCGGCTTCGAGGTGCGCGACGTGCACCCGACGCATTACGGCCGCATCTGCCCGATCGAGACGCCGGAAGGCCCGAATATCGGTCTGATCAACTCGCTGGCCACCTTCGCCCGCGTCAACAAGTACGGCTTCATCGAAAGCCCGTACCGCAAGATCGTGAACGGCAAGCTGACCAACGAGGTCGTCTATCTGTCGGCGATGGAAGAGGCCAAGCACTATGTCGCGCAGGCCAACGCCGAGCTCGACAAGAACGGCAGCTTCGTCGACGAGTTCGTCATTTGCCGTAACGCCGGCGAAGTGATGATGGCGCCGCGCGAGAACGTCGACCTGATGGACGTCTCGCCGAAGCAGATGGTGTCGGTCGCGGCCGCGCTCATCCCGTTCCTCGAGAACGACGACGCCAACCGCGCGCTGATGGGCTCGAACATGCAGCGTCAG
It contains:
- the tuf gene encoding elongation factor Tu; its protein translation is MAKGKFERTKPHVNIGTIGHVDHGKTSLTAAITKYFGEYKRYDQIDAAPEEKARGITISTAHVEYETANRHYAHVDCPGHADYVKNMITGAAQMDGAILVVSAADGPMPQTREHILLARQVGVPSIVVFLNKVDQVDDAELLELVELEVRELLSKNEFPGDDIPIVKGSALAALEDSNKTIGEDAIRELMAQVDAYIPTPVRPLDKPFLMPIEDVFSISGRGTVVTGRVERGVVKVGEELEIVGIRPTAKTTCTGVEMFRKLLDQGQAGDNIGALLRGIDREGVERGQVLAKPGSVKPHKKFVAEAYILTKDEGGRHTPFFTNYRPQFYFRTTDVTGIVTLPAGTEMVMPGDNITVDVELIVPIAMEEKLRFAIREGGRTVGAGIVVTIKE
- a CDS encoding group II truncated hemoglobin; this translates as MSEDIPTLYDWAGGTEALNRLTRTFYDKVAADPVVGQVFMHMSPDHPAHVAAFIAEVFGGPKTYSEKHGGHREMVMHHLGKHLTEEQRRRWINLLADAADEVALPDDPEFRSAFMGYVEWGSRLAKMNSNLGETCDPETEPMPAWGWGVPGGPYKPPAGKP
- the secE gene encoding preprotein translocase subunit SecE, encoding MASKTTNPFTFLQQVRAETAKVTWPSRRETMISTVMVLVFAVIAMLFFFAADILMGYAIEWILGLGH
- the nusG gene encoding transcription termination/antitermination protein NusG: MTARWYIVHAYSNFEKKVAEDIENKAKQKGLSGEIEQIVVPTEKVVEIRRGRKVDAERKFFPGYVLLKANLTDAVFSLVKNTPKVTGFLGDSKPVPITETEAQRILNQVQEGVERPKPSVTFEIGEAIRVSDGPFASFNGVVQEVDEERARLKVEVSIFGRAVPVDLEFGQVEKG
- the rplK gene encoding 50S ribosomal protein L11, producing MAKKVAGQLKLQVAAGSATPSPPIGPALGQRGINIMEFCKAFNAQTQEMEKGSPIPVVITYYQDKSFTFVMKTPPVSYFLKKAANLKSGSKEPGKTKVGTISRDKVRAIAEQKMKDLNANDVEAAMRMVEGSARSMGLEVVG
- the rplA gene encoding 50S ribosomal protein L1, with amino-acid sequence MAKIAKRVAKSREGIDPNKAYALSEALQLLKDRSKVKFDETVEVSMNLGVDPRHADQMVRGVVNLPNGTGRSVRVAVFARGDKAEEAKAAGADVVGAEDLVDIVQKGTIDFDRCIATPDMMPLVGRLGKVLGPRGMMPNPKVGTVTTDVAAAVKASKGGAVEFRVEKAGIVQAGVGKVSFDVKALEENVRAFADAVNKAKPAGAKGNYVKKVSVTSTMGPGLKLDIATLAAS
- the rplJ gene encoding 50S ribosomal protein L10, which produces MDRAEKRELVTGLNEAFSNAGSVVVAHYAGITVAQMNDLRSKMRAAGGTVKVAKNRLAKIALQGTDSASIVDLFKGQTLVAYSEDPVAAPKVTSDFAKGNDKLIILGGAMGSTSLNADGVKALATMPSLDELRAKLVGMIATPATRIAQIVNAPAASVARVIGAYARKDEAA
- the rplL gene encoding 50S ribosomal protein L7/L12, coding for MADLAKIVDDLSKLTVLEAAELSKLLEEKWGVSAAAPVAVAAAAGGAAAAAAPAEEKTEFDVVLADAGAQKINVIKEVRAITGLGLKEAKDLVEAAPKPVKEGVSKADADKFKAQLEAAGAKVELK
- the rpoB gene encoding DNA-directed RNA polymerase subunit beta; amino-acid sequence: MAQTQTFNGRRRVRKFFGKIPEVAEMPNLIEVQKASYDQFLMVDEPKGGRPDEGLQAVFKSVFPISDFSGSSMLEFVKYEFEAPKFDVDECRQRDLTYAAPLKVTLRLIVFDIDEDTGAKSIKDIKEQDVYMGDMPLMTSNGTFIVNGTERVIVSQMHRSPGVFFDHDKGKSHSSGKLLFAARVIPYRGSWLDIEFDSKDVVHARIDRRRKIPVTSLLMALGMDGEEILSTFYNKITYKRSGDHWRIPFNVERFRGLKAVGDLVDADTGEVVVEAGKKITARQARQLGEKGLKAIKATDEDLLGNYLAEDIVNYATGEIFLEAGDEIDDKTLKVLLGTGEEEIQILDIDHVNVGAYIRNTLAVDKNESRQDALFDIYRVMRPGEPPTLETAEAMFNSLFFDSERYDLSAVGRVKMNMRLELKAEDTVRVLRKEDILAVVKTLVELRDGKGEIDDIDNLGNRRVRSVGELMENQYRVGLLRMERAIKERMSSIEIDTVMPQDLINAKPAAAAVREFFGSSQLSQFMDQTNPLSEITHKRRLSALGPGGLTRERAGFEVRDVHPTHYGRICPIETPEGPNIGLINSLATFARVNKYGFIESPYRKIVNGKLTNEVVYLSAMEEAKHYVAQANAELDKNGSFVDEFVICRNAGEVMMAPRENVDLMDVSPKQMVSVAAALIPFLENDDANRALMGSNMQRQAVPLVRAEAPFVGTGMEPIVARDSGAAIGARRGGVVDQVDATRIVIRATEDLDPGKSGVDIYRLMKFQRSNQNTCINQRPLVRMGDRVNKGDIIADGPSTELGDLALGRNVLVAFMPWNGYNYEDSILLSERIVADDVFTSIHIEEFEVMARDTKLGPEEITRDIPNVSEEALKNLDEAGIVYIGAEVQPGDILVGKITPKGESPMTPEEKLLRAIFGEKASDVRDTSMRMPPGTFGTVVEVRVFNRHGVEKDERAMAIEREEIERLAKDRDDEQAILDRNVYARLSDVLVGKEAIAGPKGFKKGSKLSKDMLDEYPRSQWWQFAVENEKLQGELEALRGQYDESKKALEQRFMDKVEKVQRGDEMPPGVMKMVKVFVAVKRKMQPGDKMAGRHGNKGVVSRIVPVEDMPFLEDGTHADIVLNPLGVPSRMNVGQILETHLGWACAGMGRKIGELIDAYKAGGDIKPLRKTLESFMPANDRNEPIREYDDESIIRLSEQMRRGVSIATPVFDGAHEADINTMLEQAGLHTSGQSQLYDGRTGEPFDRKVTMGYIYMLKLHHLVDDKIHARSIGPYSLVTQQPLGGKAQFGGQRFGEMEVWALEAYGAAYTLQEMLTVKSDDVAGRTKVYEAIVRGDDTFEAGIPESFNVLVKEMRSLGLNVELENTQLEETPTRLPDAAE